In Campylobacter mucosalis, a single window of DNA contains:
- a CDS encoding metal ABC transporter permease codes for MFEILKLDFMQNAFIAAILISIACGIVGSLVVINRMGFIAGGIAHGAYGGIGLAFFLSIEPLVGASIFSLLLALLIAFITLKDRVKSDSVIGAIWAFGMAIGIIFIDLTPGYNADLMSYLFGSILAVDSSDIIFMSALDIIFIAVCMLFYRQFVAISFDMEFARLRGVNTTLFYYVLVCLMALCVVATIRVVGLILVIALLNLAPIIAGRFCSSLGAMMFVSSLLSMLFCMAGLALSFYFNLTSGASIILIASVCFFVFCFKGR; via the coding sequence ATGTTTGAAATTTTAAAATTAGATTTTATGCAAAATGCTTTTATAGCGGCTATTTTAATTAGCATAGCGTGTGGCATAGTAGGTTCTCTTGTGGTCATTAATCGTATGGGTTTTATTGCTGGCGGCATAGCGCACGGAGCTTATGGCGGTATAGGACTTGCGTTTTTTTTGTCCATAGAGCCATTAGTGGGAGCTAGTATATTTTCGCTACTTTTAGCACTTTTGATCGCGTTTATAACATTAAAAGACAGGGTAAAATCAGACTCCGTAATAGGTGCGATATGGGCGTTTGGTATGGCAATTGGCATTATTTTTATAGATCTTACGCCAGGCTATAATGCCGATCTTATGAGTTATCTTTTTGGCTCTATTTTGGCTGTGGATAGCTCAGATATTATCTTTATGTCCGCTCTTGATATTATTTTTATAGCCGTGTGTATGCTGTTTTACCGCCAGTTTGTTGCTATTAGTTTTGATATGGAATTTGCTAGGCTTAGAGGCGTAAATACGACACTTTTTTACTATGTTTTAGTTTGTTTAATGGCACTTTGTGTCGTTGCTACGATACGCGTTGTAGGACTTATTTTGGTTATTGCACTTTTAAATTTGGCTCCGATTATAGCTGGTCGTTTTTGTAGCTCGCTTGGTGCTATGATGTTTGTTTCATCTTTGCTTTCAATGCTCTTTTGTATGGCTGGACTAGCCCTTAGCTTTTATTTTAACCTAACAAGCGGAGCTAGTATTATTCTAATCGCTTCGGTTTGCTTTTTTGTGTTTTGTTTTAAGGGTCGTTAA